A window of the Dictyostelium discoideum AX4 chromosome 4 chromosome, whole genome shotgun sequence genome harbors these coding sequences:
- the ndufa12 gene encoding NADH dehydrogenase ubiquinone 1 alpha subcomplex subunit 12: MTEILRYCQGIMQRGIKESIKTLYYTGELKFGTLVGVDKVGNRYYENRQEIYGRHRWVEYGDYKSNDPTTIPPEYHSWIHHVSDKLPSEMLPFSPTYKRPHIANPTGTDGAYTPPNFLFNIEKSKEELQKEEKNDNKQ, from the exons atgacaGAAATTCTTAGATATTGTCAAGGTATCATGCAACGTGGTATCAAAGAATCTATTAAAACATTATATTACACAGGTGAACTCAAATTTGGTACATTAGTTGGTGTTGATAAAGTTGGTAATAG atattatgaAAATAGACAAGAAATCTATGGAAGACATAGATGGGTAGAATATGGAGATTACAAATCAAATGATCCAACCACCATCCCACCAGAATATCACAGTTGGATTCACCACGTTTCTGATAAACTCCCAAGTGAA atGCTTCCATTTTCACCAACATACAAAAGACCACATATTGCCAATCCAACTGGTACTGATGGTGCCTATACACCACCAAATTTCTTATTcaatattgaaaaatcaaaagaagaacttcaaaaagaagaaaagaatgataacaaacaataa
- a CDS encoding agglutinin domain-containing protein: protein MKNNVFFSILFLTISFLICVPNATSQTLSTAITLKVDFGSITPYVNSECGGILDSSDTTIYPPCKSFKDAGNRARQYLNSGLAIPNSNYLTISVINTAITPNIDGESAQLGNLFGFCTVDILIATTTSRAIVDGTLSTSHFVSLQEPNVPNTSYQCSSGKTLRIRNIEFKNWGNQTIVYTNLNQVFNSLTKQSIFFATVYTWFSNSIINVQPKGTNFEYGSVAFQCSICYFNNINSSLTLPPFNFNGANVVIIGSRFLNSILNSSPFIYSNIGLFNLKATSLIDNVVINNGHPFVKTLNVGDNFYYTGVTVSNCQFSKFIQHENNKINAPRESAILHISTMYLINNIITSNYNDPTNSFFSFQNFIGASYTLDFNTISSSGNIVLGQNKSFISNQNSNSTSSFSEPPSDFQIGFNTENSHTDILYSSVLSTIPFVGSNSIFTFSSSGDCIIANTANYNHCGTCQIIVDSDIKYDNL from the coding sequence atgaaaaataatgtttttttttcaattttatttttaaccaTCAGTTTTTTGATTTGTGTTCCAAATGCAACATCTCAAACACTTTCAACAGCCATCACATTGAAAGTTGATTTCGGTTCTATAACACCATATGTCAATAGTGAGTGTGGTGGCATTTTGGATAGTAGCGATACCACAATCTATCCACCAtgtaaaagttttaaagaCGCAGGCAATAGAGCCAGACAATATCTCAACAGTGGACTTGCAATTCCAAATAGTAACTACCTCACCATCAGTGTTATTAATACTGCAATTACACCAAACATTGACGGTGAATCAGCTCAACTTGGAAACCTTTTTGGATTTTGTACTGTCGATATTTTAATTGCCACCACCACATCACGTGCAATTGTAGATGGAACTTTATCAACATCTCACTTTGTCAGTCTCCAAGAACCAAATGTTCCAAACACATCATACCAATGTAGTTCTGGAAAAACATTAAGAATTAgaaatattgaatttaaaaattggggTAACCAAACAATCGTATACACCAATTTAAATCAAGTTTTCAATAGCCTCACCAAGCAATCCATTTTCTTCGCAACAGTATACACATGGTTTTCCAACAGTATTATCAACGTTCAACCAAAAGGCACAAACTTTGAATATGGATCTGTAGCTTTTCAATGCAGTATTTGCTATTTTAATAACATCAATTCATCATTAACTTTACCACCATTCAACTTTAATGGTGCCAATGTAGTTATTATAGGCTCTCGTTTCCTTAATTCCATATTAAACTCATCACCATTTATTTACTCAAATATCGGTCTCTTCAATTTAAAGGCAACAagtttaattgataatgtcGTTATCAATAATGGTCATCCATTTGTAAAAACTTTGAATGTTGGCGATAATTTTTACTACACTGGCGTTACAGTCTCCAATTGCCAATTCTCAAAATTTATACAACACGAAAATAACAAAATCAATGCTCCAAGAGAATCTGCAATTCTACATATCTCAACTatgtatttaattaataacatTATCACCTCAAACTACAATGATCcaacaaattcatttttttcattccaaAATTTCATTGGTGCGTCTTATACCTTGGATTTTAATACTATATCTTCATCAGGTAACATCGTTCTCGGTCAAAAcaaatcttttatttctaatcaaaattcaaattccaCGAGCTCTTTCTCAGAACCTCCAAGTGATTTCCAAATAGGGTTTAACACTGAAAATTCACACACTGATATATTATATTCAAGCGTTTTATCAACCATTCCTTTTGTTGGATCCAATTCAATCTTTACTTTCTCCTCCTCTGGTGATTGTATTATCGCAAACACTGCAAATTATAACCATTGTGGTACCTGTCAAATTATAGTTGATTCTGATATAAAATATGATAATCTATAa
- the glb2 gene encoding glycoside hydrolase family 35 protein translates to MGTIKNNFQLLWLILLIVVLVNGKSINKNNNNNKNEIINVTYDGRSLIINGERKLLFSGSIHYPRTSEEMWPIILKQSKDAGIDIIDTYIFWNIHQPNSPSEYYFDGNANITKFLDLCKEFDLYVNLRIGPYVCAEWTYGGFPIWLKEIPNIVYRDYNQQWMNEMSIWMEFVVKYLDNYFAPNGGPIILAQVENEYGWLEQEYGINGTEYAKWSIDFAKSLNIGIPWIMCQQNDIESAINTCNGYYCHDWISSHWEQFPNQPSFWTENWIGWFENWGQAKPKRPVQDILYSNARFIAYGGSLINYYMWFGGTNFGRTSGGPWIITSYDYDAPLDEFGQPNEPKFSLSSKFHQVLHAIESDLLNNQPPKSPTFLSQFIEVHQYGINLSFITNYGTSTTPKIIQWMNQTYTIQPWSVLIIYNNEILFDTSFIPPNTLFNNNTINNFKPINQNIIQSIFQISDFNLNSGGGGGDGDGNSVNSVSPIEQLLITKDTSDYCWYSTNVTTTSLSYNEKGNIFLTITEFYDYVHIFIDNEYQGSAFSPSLCQLQLNPINNSTTFQLQILSMTIGLENYASHMENYTRGILGSILIGSQNLTNNQWLMKSGLIGENIKIFNNDNTINWQTSPSSSSSSLIQKPLTWYKLNISLVGLPIDISSTVYALDMSSMNKGMIWVNGYSIGRYWLIEATQSICNQSAIENYSYIGEYDPSNYRIDCNKPSQSIYSVPIDWLFNNNYNNQYATIIIIEELNGNPNEIQLLSNKIIN, encoded by the exons atgggtactattaaaaataactttCAGTTATTGtggttaatattattaatcgTTGTTTTAGTT aatggtaaatcaattaataaaaataataataataataaaaatgaaataataaatgttaCATATGATGGTAgatcattaataattaatggtgaaagaaaattattatttagtggATCAATTCATTATCCAAGAACTAGTGAAGAGATGTGGCCAATTATATTGAAACAAAGTAAAGATGCaggtattgatattattgataCCTATATATTTTGGAATATTCATCAACCAAATTCACCGAGTGAATATTATTTCGATGGTAATGCAAATATAACcaaatttttagatttatgtAAAGAGTTTGATTTATATGTTAATCTTAGAATTGGTCCTTATGTTTGTGCAGAGTGGACCTATGGTGGATTCCCAATTTGGTTAAAAGAAATCCCCAATATTGTCTACAGAGATTATAATCAACAATGGATGAATGAAATGTCAATTTGGATGGAATTCGTTGTGAAATATCTAGACAATTATTTCGCACCCAATGGCGGTCCAATCATATTGGCACAAGTTGAAAACGAGTATGGATGGTTGGAACAAGAATACGGTATCAACGGGACAGAGTATGCCAAGTGGTCAATTGATTTTGcaaaaagtttaaatattGGTATACCTTGGATAATGTGCCAAcaaaatgatattgaaagTGCGATTAACACTTGTAATGGTTATTATTGCCATGATTGGATCTCAAGTCATTGGGAACAATTTCCTAATCAACCTTCATTCTGGACAGAGAATTGGATAGGTTGGTTTGAGAATTGGGGTCAAGCAAAACCAAAAAGACCAGTTCAAGATATACTGTACTCCAATGCTAGATTCATTGCATATGGTGGTTCATTGATAAACTATTATATGTGGTTTGGTGGTACAAATTTTGGTAGAACTTCAGGTGGTCCTTGGATTATCACATCCTATGATTATGATGCACCATTAGATGAATTTGGTCAACCAAATGAACCAAAATTTTCATTGTCTTCAAAATTTCATCAAGTTTTACATGCAATTGAATCAGAcctattaaataatcaaccaCCAAAATCACCAACATTCCTATCACAATTCATAGAAGTTCATCAATATGGTATAAATTTATCATTCATTACAAATTACGGTACATCCACTACACCTAAAATTATTCAATGGATGAATCAAACCTATACAATTCAACCATGGtcagttttaataatttataataatgaaattctaTTTGACACTTCTTTCATTCCACCAAATACattattcaataataatacaattaataattttaaaccaattaatcaaaatataattcaatcaatttttcaaatttcagattttaatttaaacagtggtggtggtggtggtgatggtgatggtaataGTGTGAATTCAGTATCACCAattgaacaattattaattacaaaaGATACAAGTGATTATTGTTGGTATAGTACAAATGTAACAACTACATCATTAAGTTATAATGAGAAAggtaatatatttttaacgATTACAGAATTTTATGATTATGTTCATATTTTCATTGATAACGAATATCAAGGTTCAGCATTTTCACCATCATTATgtcaattacaattaaatccaattaataattcaacaacttTTCAATTACAAATTCTATCAATGACAATTGGTTTAGAGAATTATGCTTCTCATATGGAAAATTATACTCGTGGTATATTAggttcaattttaattggttctcaaaatttaacaaataatcAATGGTTAATGAAATCTGGTTTAATtggtgaaaatattaaaatattcaataaCGATAATACAATTAATTGGCAAacttcaccatcatcatcatcatcctcattaattcaaaaaccATTAACATggtataaattaaatatatcatTGGTTGGATTACCAATTGATATTAGTTCAACAGTTTATGCATTGGATATGTCAAGCATGAATAAAGGTATGATTTGGGTTAATGGATATTCAATTGGTAGATATTGGTTAATAGAGGCAACTCAATCAATTTGTAATCAATCAGCAATTGAGAATTATAGTTATATTGGTGAATATGATCCTTCAAATTATCGTATCGATTGTAATAAACCAAGTCAATCAATATATAGTGTGCCAATAGATTggttatttaataataactataataatcaatatgCAACAATCATTATAATTGAAGAATTGAATGGTAATCCaaatgaaattcaattactttcaaataaaataataaattaa
- the DG2044 gene encoding hypothetical protein encodes MKEFIYYYFLFYFFIKIINSENIIFVDYNIKRNYNSFDECGSSDQPICTSFEDAINKVILISINSLDTPTIYINIIGDINGTNIISLGNLYNFCGTLYIRSNSSNSNINIDGTNSTQQPFLIIQEPDEINLTISKCTKKRVFIFQRLNFINWDQTIISININQEINDQPIDQSKFFQILMVDTFIISSSSIIFVNPKNSKDLFKNYNFKGLQFYFTTSYCINMKSSKLLAPNSTDNFLPPIYIIGGSIIRFFNIQNSSILSTPFIYIKSGSLEFVNDISISNNNFSIYPIVLLINSKFSTLKTISFNENEFFTFFLFYECQTQPITPINFFNNIQPHQSNYQRKLYLGIQLENSVTVIKNSHFTIQEYLKFTLNLNNTIGNDIFYVENSNFIIQFLGLERLIQGNHMIKVINSIVTFQNIDLKWDGFPIIGSNSTIDFIYCKNLNNSFCGCSTCNFLNQSFNCDFSSSTASSFEPTETPTLSETNSPTNTQTPPTITETPTHSKTNTPTNTQTPKINETQPFITNTPTPTQTLKKSNKNRNIAIIVVTIVLGVTSIVSLLIFSIYKRYNSKLSIRDNDNMFGAGDEKAFSPSFDIVTPNINEDCGQKEGL; translated from the coding sequence atgaaagaatttatatattattattttttattttatttttttattaaaattataaattctgaaaatattatttttgtagattataatattaaGAGGAATTATAATTCATTTGATGAATGTGGTAGCAGTGATCAACCAATTTGCACATCTTTCGAGGATGCAATCAAtaaagtaattttaatatcaatcAATTCTTTAGATACTCCtactatttatataaatataattggtGATATTAATGGTACAAATATAATATCATTAggtaatttatataatttttgtgGTACTCTATATATTAGATCAAATAGTAGTAATTCcaatataaatattgatGGAACAAATTCAACTCAACAACCATTTCTAATAATTCAAGAACcagatgaaattaatttaacaatttcaaaatgtacaaaaaaaagagtttttatatttcaacgtttaaattttataaattgggatcaaactattattagtataaatattaatcaaGAAATTAACGATCAACCAATTGatcaatcaaaattttttcaaatattaatggtTGAtacttttataatttcatcaaGTAGTATAATATTTGTAAATCCAAAGAattcaaaagatttatttaaaaattataattttaagggtttacaattttattttacaactTCATATTGTATTAATATGAAATCTTCAAAACTATTAGCTCCGAATTCTACAGATAATTTTTTACCaccaatttatattattggtGGTTCGATTATAAggttttttaatattcaaaatagttcaatattatcaactccttttatttatattaaaagtGGATCATTGGAATTTGTTAATGATAtttcaatatcaaataataacttttcaatttatccaattgttttattaataaattcaaagttttcaactttaaaaacaatttcattcaatgaaaatgaattttttactttttttttattttatgaaTGCCAAACTCAACCAATCACAccaattaacttttttaataatattcaacCACATCAATCAAATTATCAGAGAAAATTATATCTAGGAATTCAATTGGAAAATTCAGTAactgtaataaaaaatagccATTTTACAATACAGGAATATTTAAAGTttactttaaatttaaataatactatTGGAAATGATATATTTTATGTTGAAAatagtaattttattattcaatttttggGATTGGAAAGATTGATTCAAGGTAATCATATGATTAAGGTAATCAATAGTATAGTAACTTTTCAAAATATAGATTTAAAATGGGACGGATTTCCAATTATTGGTTCAAACTCAACAATTGATTTCATAtattgtaaaaatttaaataattcattttgtgGTTGCTCTActtgtaattttttaaatcaatcttttaattgtgaTTTTAGTTCTTCAACAGCATCATCTTTTGAACCAACCGAAACTCCAACTCTTTCTGAAACTAATTCTCCCACAAACACTCAAACACCACCTACAATAACCGAGACTCCAACTCATTCTAAAACCAATACCCCAACAAATACTCAAACCCCAAAAATAAACGAAACGCAACCATTTATAACAAATACCccaacaccaacacaaactttaaaaaaatcaaataaaaataggaATATAGCTATTATTGTTGTAACTATAGTTTTAGGTGTCACATCAATTGTTtcacttttaatattttcaatatataaaagatataattctaaattatcaattaggGATAATGATAACATGTTTGGAGCTGGTGATGAAAAAGCATTCTCACCAAGTTTTGATATTGTGACACCCAATATAAATGAAGATTGCGGTCAAAAAGAAggattataa